From Quercus lobata isolate SW786 chromosome 11, ValleyOak3.0 Primary Assembly, whole genome shotgun sequence:
TTGAGCCATCACCACAGGATCCATGGGTGGTGCTGGTGTGGAGTCCATCGAGTGGCAGGAGCTTTATCGGTAGGAACACAATGGTTTCAAAAAGAATCTAATcattcccacagacggcgccaaattAATGAAGTTGGAAATTGACCTCGTCAATATGCTCCTTGTCAATGCCGATGGACGAACTCTAGTACCTATCgccaagaaaagaaaggatgGCAAAGGAAGTTCACCGGCATAGCGTCAATTGAGAACGCTCTAATGCTAAAGTCAGCTAATGGCTctcaaaaaattgtataataggTGTCTATGGAATTTTTGATATCTTTACCTGAGTTCCACTGCCCTTTTATAGTTTGCTTTAGGTCAAATTGGTTATGTCTGTTAATGCTCCTTTGGGCGTTTTTCTCCTGAGGGAAATGTGGCATTTAATGGCCATGAAAACTCTATTTAATATGTAATGGATGACCGTTGCGCCATCATTACTTCTGTAACTATTTCGGCGCACTTATTCTTTGTCAGCTAGCTTGATGGCATTTACTTATACTATCAATGCGTTCAGGTTCATCTCAGTTGGACGGACGATCTCGTGCCCTTTCTCTCATTCCCAACTTAGACGCGATTGTGGTCGACCTTACGTTGGACGACCTTTAACTAGCACTCGTCACCTATAAAAAGTATTACAGTCCCTCAAGTTATGTTCTCACAATTTACACATATAATTTTAAGACTAGGCAAGACAATGCAAATTGTCCCGACCTCTATAGGATGGGGTTAGGGTAGGATAATTCAATTGCAATACAAGGGCGAGACACCCATGTAGGATCCGGTCCCATCACACTCCATTGCCTTCCAAATGGGCTATGGTAAAAAAAACCCCATGGTCCTCTAGTTTTTGCTTTCctccttttctatttcttagttTGATATAACTATTATTTATGATTGAAAATTAggctcctttttctttcctaaTTTATCTATTAAATTCTATAATCATAACATGCAACTTCTATGATCATTAGATGGCAATAATTTTGacctgtttctttttttgacaaatgAGGGTGCCTAGATCTCTTCGAGTATCTAACCATTTCTTCGGGTGTTTGCAGTCCTGTCCTACACGCACTAGCTTATTACAAGGAGGAATTCTATGGAGATGGCCCCAAGGTACTGTAAGATATTTCGAACCCAAATCTTATGAATATCATCAAGTCTTAGGAACCATTAAGCCAACGGATCAATGGTTACTCACATGAACTAAAGTAAAAGCCACATTACACCTACTTCTCTTttgcttgtgtttttatttttaatttttttatttgtaggcaataaattaacaaagcaaagcatcagagatataataataataataaataaaaaaattggaccaATACTAGGAGACAAAacacatttaaattaaaaattccgaaattttaattaagttctTAGAATGCAGTCGACAAATTGTATCAACAATAATTGCAACTCAACTTATTTCACTAGCATTACTTTTATCAAGACAATAAGTGACCCTTCTCTGTATACGTAAATCGTGTTTGCCAATTCCTTAATCAAAGTTCCTAATGATGAATACGACACTTATCCCTCTCCCTATATCCTCTGGCAACACCAATCCATTCCTATAATCAAATCTAATTTCCAGCTAATCCTGATTTCTTAACAATCTTAAAGGCATTCATTTGTTGCTCGCATAAATGGGCTACATGGCTATCACACTGTGCCACAAGCACTCCAAATTGAGTTCCAACCACATTTAAAAGTTCTTTGTCAATTTGGTTACCAAAAGAGTATAACAATATGGAAACattttattattgtaatttgccaaaagcagttttttttttttttttttttttcagtaaatGCTCTTTATATTGTAAAAGCTTTTCAGTTAAAACTTTACAGCTTGAAGCTCtcacaaaaattttacaactaAAGAGCTAAAGCTTTATTTCTTAGAGCAATCACAAGTGTGCTCTAATTTCTTTCCTCCTAGTCATATTAGAATCGTATCTGTATTTGTTTTTAAACATGAGGAATCAGTCAACTATGaatatttagtttttcattaatttaaagGTTTATATTGTGACAcactatttaaatttaattaatattcattcattactatttttttttcttttaaatgatgTAACACTATACATACTTTAGATTTATaataaactagtcgctaacccgtgcgatgcacgagatagttaaacaaaatttatacacattcacttttattggtacaatcatttgaaaataattctaactaatacccaaatgtaagagacacattgacttactatttaaaatagctttctgaagaatttacacatattgtacaactgagccttaatttctcatcaacaataaaaacatggaaattcaaaacatggaaagaaaataaaaattacaacaattaattcaattatctttcatgctatactttgtaattgtacggaattaagtcaactcaatttaagtagttgtaataaaattggcttctactattctctattctatagagatatgaacatattggatttctcaaacaattaccagtattgcaataaaatgatttattattgaaaataagaaacaaagaaaatctgtctatagcttaagaaacacaatataataaaattaaaaagataaaattttcggaggacaaaatattattgataattttagaaacagattatacacttaaaagggttagtaatttatagcacttaccccccactattagtatacagataccaagtgcggtcgtcgtaaccctttgaaagaaccttccccaattggaccctataaaaaaaaaaaaaaaaaaaaaaaaaaaaaaaaaaaaaaacacccaattaacaaaattgatccaaaagggtctaaaaagcacacaaaatcaattcaaaaaacaaaaatatgagacaaagtaattactttccgctgccaatgaaatcatcttttgtattgctgttccaaactgcaacacttatctctttaaggcttcaattaacgaaaacacaaattttttttggaataccggagtattatgaccacctatacacaaaaaaaaaaaaaaaaaaaaaaaaaaacaaaatcagcataactcactataactctatagaagcctcaaaaatataaagagaaattaaaggggttgaatttgatatttatgtttggagagagagagtttacagaaactgtggctttatattttttaacttgagagagggataaggttgctagggttttgagggtaaggttgctagggttttgaggtgttataatgtttttatttttattttttattttttaaatattgtgctgacgtggaaaattgtggtgccagcagaggcttcggttttatatagatatatagattaaatCTTTAATTCTTTTCCATAAAATAGACTGTCTTTTACTTTagatttataataaattaaatcttTAATTCTTTTCCATAAAATAGACTGTCTTCattttaaaactatgaaaaataGATTACGgcaaaaaactatcattttctactttttgtaactcatgtatttttcttcttccctttttttttcaccctCAGTTTTGATTTATGTATGATTCAAAAACAATGCCTCCATCTTCTTTCCTATGGTATCTATTAAATAcaattattttaactttttttttaataattgtatAAGTGgggaaaaagaaattcaaacttTAATTCTCCTAATAAAGAAGACCAGATAATAATACAAAACCATAAAGCTTTTAACATATTAACTTGTTCTAAAATCATAATAATGACAATAATCTTGACTTGTTTCAGCATGTACAATGCACGGATCAAGGACTAGTCGTATGAACTCTAGTAAAGGCAAACtgtatacacaatttttttatttttagtgggcaaaattttaataatgaaaaCCAGTAAACACGaaatactaaaaaagaaaaaaagaaaaaaaaaaaagtcacaaaagTCCCTTAGAATAAATATACTCATTGGGAGACAAAAGTcacaaaatacatttatattaaacacacacatatatatattccctTGGAATATATTAGTATGCAACTGGCATCAACAATAATTGCAATTCACCggcaaaaaataattgcaaCTCAATTTATTTCACTAGCATTATTGCATTAAAATATAAAGTGGTCCATCTTTGTATCTTTACACTCCGTTTGCTAATTCATCAATCAGAGTTCCTAGTGACGTACATGACGATCCATTTTCCCTAACAGCCATCTTGGCTTTTTGGCTCATCTCTTTCACCTTTTTCCTCACCTCAATATCACCAACCATGAGACTCTTTATCCCTTCTTCTACCTCCTCTGCCAACACCATTCTACTTCCCATCTTGTAATCTAATCTAATTTCCACAGCTAAACCCAATTCCTTAACCATCATAAACGCATTCATTTGTTGCTCAGCATAAATTGGCCATGTGGCAATTGGTACAGCGTGCCACAAGCTCTCCAAAATTGAGTTCCAACCACAATGTGACACGAATCCTCCGATTGCTTTGTGGGCTAAGATTGACACTTGCGAAACCCATCCACACACCAAACCAATCCCAACTGTTCGTTCCAAGAATCCATTTGGCAAAACCTCCTCAAGACTTGTGTAATCATTTGGAAGAGTTAATTGGGCTTTTGGTTTCTCACGTAATGACCATAGGAATCGAACCCCCGCCCGTTCAAGTCCATGGGCTATTTCTCTCACTTGATGCACATCAAAGCTTCCCATGCTACCAAAGCATAAGAACACCACTGATGATAGAGGTTGGTCATCAAGCCAGTTCAGAATATTTTGGTGATGGGCTTGGTCTGGGTGCCATTGGGCCGGGCCAGCAAGGTCAAGAACAGGCCCAATAGGATAAACTCGTGGCATTTGACTTGTGGAGAACGAGTTAAGTGTATGAGGCTCAAGCTCTTGAAGTGTGTTTATAATAATACCCTTTGTTTCAAGGTACCTACGTCCATGGTACAAAAGGCAAGAGCACCCATCTCTCTTCAACGATGATGGAGGCAACATGCTTGGAGGAACAGGGTTAACAAAACCAGGGATGACCAACTCAGTATCCAACTCGGCTAACTCAGTGGTGGTGAGTTGGGTGGCAAGGATAGGAAGATGAAGCATGAAGCTGAGAAACGAAGCTGGAGAGGCAAAGTAAAGGTAGCAAGGAATGTCGAGCTCTTTAGCAACATCAATGATCGAAGTACAAAACATGTCGACGAATAACCCAGCAAGTTGTGGAACTGAGTTGGACTCTGAGTCTGAGTCCAACTCGGTTCCCATGAGGTTTGTGATTGCTTGTCTTAcattggatttttgtttttcaacgAGTGACGACACGTGGGCTACGAAACTTTGGGATTGATCGGGTGAGGGATGGTCCACACTAGGGAGGTGGACAAATTTGATATTGGTAGCTGACGTGGCCACGCGTGATTGGATGCACGTGTCGAGAAGCGGTTGTCCAGGCATAGTGATGATCAAGATTGTTGCAGAAAATCGAGGGTCATGATCGATTAGGCGTTGAGCAAACTCAACAATGGGAACAAAGTTTCCAAACGCAGGAATTGCAATGAGAACCACCTCGAATTTGGTCATGGCTTTTTGGGTTTCCTTGAATTTTTTGCTTGATTTGGCTTATCGATTTCAAGAATATATTGCTTTTGGAAGTTGAggcaatgatatatatatatatatatatatatataagagaaaatTAATGCTGTTTCTGTCGCATGTATCTTCTTCTTAAATGGGAGTGGACATCATGAAAGAACACGAAGAAGAACAGAGATCGGACTTGAACAAAGGgatttgtaggaaaaaaaaaaaaaaaaagagagagagaagaacacaACGAAGCAGGGTCTGCACCAAAACAAACTCCACACTTGCTCAGCAAATAAACAGTAAACACAAACTACATCagatcaaaaaaacaaaaacacaaattacaGTAATACGTATCTTCGTcttctgctgctgctgctgcttcttctttcttctttttttttcttcttctctttcttttttccgtTGATGGAGCTCTGTACTTTACTCTTTTTCACTGAGTatgtgtttctctctctttctagacttctgttacttttttttattgcttcTGAATTCCTAAGGACCTGTACCTCACGTGGCTAACTTGGAAATGATgatgggttttaattttttaataaaagcaaaacattTTCAGCCATTagatttagatatttttttcagCTGCCAACCTGACGTAACATGCAtgcattaaatattttaagtatttttaagattttataataaattataagtaattagttgttattagttcaaatttgaacctaacattaagattatatttttactttaataataacaactagtaataaCCTGTctcttaagatttattgtaaaaatgttataaaaatattgtagatatattatttctCTGATAGTAATGTAGTATCacaatattttacataatttttttctataatttgacACATGACAAAGtgagtaatgaaaaaaaaattatggatttaTATCTCTACCACTCACATCTCGTCACATGATAAATTGTggcaaaatttatataaaatattatgttaCTATTATTGctctaattttaattaataattacagTTAagtatatgtaaggacacgattcgtggcggaccgtaacggtgtcgggttcgcacgtaaaaaggccctaacaatatcatttgtagaacatgggtttgaaaggctggGCCTTGGTCGAcaagcggtgggtttttcgtggtattcgcGCGTGTCTAAGTTATCTTCACCCacggagtctttctcctggaggtgggctgggaggttctgatttttgaccatttttcccagcctctctttaggttactgatttttccttttatattcccttgtgttcactgtccttcgtccacgtatagggtcaatatTTCCAAggttgatatttgtcccatcagcctgcactcaaagtcgttgggggtggttgtaaaagccaaagaatgcggctctgtcaggttcagagcattgaatggcagtaaggacagctttcccttgatatttcagatctttcttccaagtttcagtcctatactgtttttacccttctttctgggggtaccttgggtctgccgaggactgaactgccctcggcggtatctaAAGGATAttttgtcgagtttgggccgtagccctcctcggcttgggcctttgggttctccccgggtagatgggtctggcccataaatcatttgggccccacagtatataataattatttcaatttaaaattattatataatttaaataattttatttattttatttgagtgtctttctaattcttatataataataataataataataataattattattattattattattattacaagtttaactaatcaatatataaataaatagatattatatttaaatttgcttaggatttaatatttcttatttgtcttgtaaaagttatgatataaaaatatatatttgaaatatagatatttatattaaattagattattttaattaatttaatatttttatattataatgtcACGATTATTTAATTTCAGCTCAATTCCAGTTGAATCTCAAGACTTTTAAACCTTCCTTTTTTACGATTCAATGAAGAATCCGGTTTTAAAACCTTGTGCTTCAGAAATCGATTAGGTAACCAAATCTGACAAGAATCACGTTAAAGACAATCTCGAATTTCTTGGCCGACTAGCATATTATCAATAATTAAAGTCTTTGTCAGTGGGCTTTTAAAATATGAGACATGAGGTactttttccttattatttGGTTCTGTACGAAACTATGACTTATCAGGCATgccaaatgatattgtttttttgggttggcAAATAGTGGACCAAAATGACGTTGATGATTAAATAATAGATATTCATAGTGATCCCTGATGAAGCCCACCGAGAGAACTTTCtccatatatataatgaaaaagatgtgagagagtgaaagagagtgccttagggggtgtttggtttgtagttttaaacaatcattttcagtttttaaacagcATTTCACGCAtttcaatacatttttttacacacacgtattttcacaaatattttcaaacaataattttcaatttttaaacacatataccaaacGGGCTCtaattttcttcctcttcctcgtTGTCATATTCTATTATTGGTGTAGAAAGTGGAAACCGATTGAATAAAGTATCAATAATATTCAATAAGGGCGGCCGGCAAGTTCGTTGGTAGAGGAGATTTCGTTCAAAGAAGGAATACATGAAGGAGAAATAAAAAGATAGGaataaaaattttctcttaTCTATATATCATCATGtgctaatataataaaatttaagcttAGAAGTCGTGATTGCGTCAAATgacttcatcaaattgtaaaaattttttgagatttgtttttaaaatagatataattttttttatacttatcttcttctcctataatttctaaatcaataaaaattttaatttgattacaatccaaattgttataatttaaaagttgataaaaaatcttaattgataaaaaaaattaggtactTATCAATTTGCCATAAACACtacttttttgagaaagaagatggATATTGTATtgagtaaatatatatatatatatatatatatatatatttgtcattatcttcttctcctataatttctaacctgataaaacattttatttgattataaTGCAAATTCTTCGTCAATAATTTATGAAGTCACAAAATACGCTTAcattaaacacacacacatatatagtcCCTTGGAATATACTAGTATGCAACTGGCATCAACAATATTTGCAACTcactggcaaaaaataattgcaaCTCAATTTATTTCACTAGCATTATTGCATTAAAATATAAAGTGTCCAAACTCAATTTATTTCACTAGCATTATTGCATTAAAATATAAAGTGGTCCATCTCTGTATCTTTACACTCCGTTTGCTAATTCATCAATCAGAGTTCCTAGTGACGTACATGATGATCCATTTTCCCTAACAGCCATCTTGGCTTTTTGGCTCATCTCTTTCACCTTTTT
This genomic window contains:
- the LOC115967399 gene encoding UDP-glycosyltransferase 43-like; the encoded protein is MTKFEVVLIAIPAFGNFVPIVEFAQRLIDHDPRFSATILIITMPGQPLLDTCIQSRVATSATNIKFVHLPSVDHPSPDQSQSFVAHVSSLVEKQKSNVRQAITNLMGTELDSDSESNSVPQLAGLFVDMFCTSIIDVAKELDIPCYLYFASPASFLSFMLHLPILATQLTTTELAELDTELVIPGFVNPVPPSMLPPSSLKRDGCSCLLYHGRRYLETKGIIINTLQELEPHTLNSFSTSQMPRVYPIGPVLDLAGPAQWHPDQAHHQNILNWLDDQPLSSVVFLCFGSMGSFDVHQVREIAHGLERAGVRFLWSLREKPKAQLTLPNDYTSLEEVLPNGFLERTVGIGLVCGWVSQVSILAHKAIGGFVSHCGWNSILESLWHAVPIATWPIYAEQQMNAFMMVKELGLAVEIRLDYKMGSRMVLAEEVEEGIKSLMVGDIEVRKKVKEMSQKAKMAVRENGSSCTSLGTLIDELANGV